Proteins encoded by one window of Culicoides brevitarsis isolate CSIRO-B50_1 chromosome 2, AGI_CSIRO_Cbre_v1, whole genome shotgun sequence:
- the LOC134832092 gene encoding nuclear pore complex protein Nup214, whose amino-acid sequence MAQLAPDSVDVTDLQFKLQSKAKLFNSHDDANLNCHNLLAAASTHGLIFAGSTSSADLRVVQLSSLTSEDAKNGSPVPTRVFELPGKPLQIAVNCDHSLLAVDVTKNGNCFLQIYSVPSFYTNDVTLTHEFPIHGACHSSQLLWNPVASDVLAVVTENGGLVMYTLKSPGNEMCSLDGQQSVQSACWSPKGKQIVAGFPNGTLIQFKPDLKPARQIPCPPNVLGGSSFDTIAIQWLATYQFAAVFQSKAEDTTPALFIVNAPKTGNAAYINYDDICYSQSGPRKSQVFLSHILPWNLLIVASANSMEVGLLGTTEQGDFPTWKQFVPSDNARAELPLTAKKQETFPLGLALEVGVTHQITIGEQTFPVMPMIHLLSTDGLLISFNLLNTMPNAVGICCPPNPIRNNSGLGHFKIPELTATPNKTATPPAATNKADMTFSLGQGNATSTPAPVKSLFGNAPNNASEPSKTATNLFGSLPAAKPPTFGPPPGTAGFGFGGLGFQSPAISAPAATVTAEKPPAFGAQVSKPPTFGFGNAPAAVSTNEQRPSAPTFGQPLASTAPSEANKPLITVPPTYTAATKPPATTGNQNKSQTQVQSGKAGSPDTTEDAKIVQGMIREEILNFQKDLKELIARSKNINIDIGTKEESVSMAKQLNELSKLNKEATEVNDSLSSDVHLLRLNLNETFAMVTEAKNKQKLYHSQNHLEDRSSYTMSQTSKRQLARLESMLKMAETQLFTITRQIDAQWAEYQDMQKQKTRQTMKIPSLEGVYQTISKQRDILARHRMTINSLKQRLGMRDTVKALEITSQDPVESLTDSILSMSIIDQVQKENEKLTPRKLELLKECLKRHKIQKITPKRPDRQDINSEVVQVKRENMRKTLLKAEKKVEPVKPEVKAPEPAKSVPQAKFELPKPVIPTQKPPSFASPAPPTSVPMSKPIAEKPSTTPASTASFAFGGNSSFSATSQPAKTETPKFSFAQLTPQAPTATFGTTATNSPFATTAQKVGNEKSELPKPTFGDLSSKPVTTQPSSAFSFGGLSTSKPTETSNTTKTESPLLFGTTTITPVVKPVEEKPKEDPPKPSIGFTLGGSASGGLFGSSTASTTPSTTSFFGGFGQKSTPVEEKKEEKPVEAPKSPLASLVETVNQFGAPSTASPAVTISTKPAEKPSLFAVPKENTPEKEKTPEIIKPTAKFSFGFGAAASSGPTDANNGNSSTAPSTETTPKAASEASTASATSTKSSEFNFSSAAKGLENKTPFGGATTEVKPASTGFNLSFGSAAPVTASSGNVTSTTETTTPATKPSIFGSITPLGAQTQPKPAGGLFGSSGTGLFGSPSTTTTTTASSGGLFGATTTVTTTAATGIFGSAAITTTTASTGIFGSASVTTTAPKTGLFGSVASPPAATTSPVTPPAVTTASSTAPAEGLFSSFNICSPSSPANNASQSASSIFGASTGFGNASQSTNSIFGGGNAATENKTSSIFGSSTPSSPFGASIPKPEQSVFGGASSGTSIFGQSATPAAASPFGQSQTSSIFGGGATATTVASSPFGGNASSTTTNSPFGGNNATPAANSPFGGGGGSLFGAANSSQTQSSPFGQQSSTFSQGGSLFGGSSTFGSGAGTTGSTGFGGFGAAAQTPVFGGGATFGSPPAFGGGAFSKPAFGGAPTFGSKPLFGSPTQATAQASVPTNNLFEQLGSQGSGPTFGNLAQASPPQPQQAPQSSFGGSAFSSWR is encoded by the exons ATGGCGCAACTTGCTCCCGACAGTGTCGATGTGACg GATTTGCAATTCAAACTTCAAAGCAAAGCAAAGTTATTCAACTCGCATGACGATGCAAACCTCAATTGTCACAATTTATTAGCTGCAGCAAGCACCCACGGACTAATTTTCGCCGGAAGCACAAGTTCAGCGGATCTGCGGGTCGTTCAACTATCATCTTTGACGTCAGAAGACGCTAAAAATGGTTCGCCGGTACCCACGAGAGTCTTTGAGCTGCCCGGCAAGCCACTCCAGATCGCCGTAAATTGCGATCATTCGTTGCTGGCAGTTGATGTCACCAAAAACGGCAATTGTTTCTTGCAGATTTACTCTGTTCCATCATTTTACACAAAC gaTGTCACTTTAACGCATGAATTCCCTATTCACGGTGCTTGTCACAGCTCCCAACTCTTATGGAATCCCGTAGCAAGTGATGTTTTAGCTGTTGTAACGGAAAATGGGGGGCTTGTAATGTACACATTGAAGTCCCCGGGTAATGAAATGTGTTCCTTGGATGGACAACAATCCGTTCAATCAGCTTGTTGGAGTCCAAAAGGCAAACAAATCGTCGCCGGCTTCCCGAATGGtactttaattcaatttaaaccgGATTTAAAGCCTGCTCGACAAATCCCGTGTCCCCCGAATGTCTTGGGAGGCAGTTCTTTCGACACAATTGCCATTCAATGGTTGGCTACGTACCAATTTGCGGCAGTTTTTCAAAGCAAAGCTGAAGATACGACCCCAGCTTTGTTTATTGTGAATGCCCCGAAGACCGGAAATGCCGCGTATATCAATTACGACGACATTTGTTACAGTCAATCGGGTCCCCGAAAGTCACAAGTGTTCTTGTCGCACATTTTGCCGTGGAATTTATTGATTGTGGCATCAGCAAACAGCATGGAAGTTGGTCTCTTAGGGACGACAGAACAAGGGGACTTTCCGACATGGAAACAATTTGTCCCGTCGGATAATGCACGTGCAGAGCTTCCATTGACAGCAAAAAAGCAGGAAACGTTCCCTTTGGGTCTTGCATTGGAAGTTGGAGTCACCCATCAAATCACGATCGGCGAACAAACGTTTCCCGTGATGCCCATGATTCATCTTCTCTCGACCGATGGACTTTTAATTTCGTTCAATTTGCTGAATACGATGCCAAATGCCGTGGGAATTTGTTGCCCTCCCAATCCGATAAGGAATAACAGTGGTTTAGGACATTTTAAAATCCCAGAATTGACCGCAACTCCCAATAAAACAGCAACTCCGCCCGCAGCTACAAACAAAGCTGACATGACTTTCTCTCTCGGGCAAGGAAATGCGACATCAACTCCGGCTCCCGTCAAATCTCTCTTCGGAAATGCCCCGAATAACGCCTCAGAACCCTCAAAAACTGCGACAAATCTCTTCGGATCACTTCCCGCAGCGAAGCCTCCTACGTTTGGACCTCCCCCGGGAACCGCTGGATTCGGATTTGGTGGCTTGGGATTTCAATCGCCCGCAATTTCGGCACCTGCAGCAACAGTAACTGCTGAAAAACCTCCCGCTTTTGGAGCTCAAGTATCAAAACCGCCAACTTTTGGGTTTGGAAATGCTCCTGCTGCAGTTTCTACGAACGAACAACGCCCAAGTGCGCCAACTTTTGGTCAACCATTGGCTTCTACGGCACCAAGCGAAGCTAATAAACCGTTAATTACGGTTCCGCCGACTTATACGGCAGCAACGAAGCCTCCTGCCACGACGGGAAATCAAAATAAGTCACAAACGCAAGTTCAATCGGGCAAAGCGGGAAGTCCTGACACGACAGAAGACGCGAAAATCGTTCAAGGCATGATTCGCGAAGAGATTTTGAACTTCCAAAAGGACTTGAAAGAGCTAATTGCGCGTTCAAAAAACATCAATATCGACATAGGAACGAAAGAGGAGTCAGTTTCGATGGCAAAACAGCTTAACGAGTtgtcaaaattgaataagGAAGCAACGGAAGTGAATGATTCGCTCAGCTCGGATGTTCATTTGTTGCGTTTGAACCTTAATGAGACATTTGCGATGGTAACTGaggcaaaaaacaaacaaaaattgtaccATTCACAGAACCACCTCGAAGATCGGAGCTCTTACACGATGAGTCAAACGAGTAAAAGGCAACTTGCCCGCCTGGAATCCATGCTAAAGATGGCAGAAACGCAACTTTTCACGATAACACGACAAATTGACGCCCAATGGGCCGAATATCAGGACatgcaaaagcaaaaaacgCGTCAAACGATGAAAATTCCCAGCTTAGAAGGCGTTTATCAGACAATTTCGAAGCAACGAGATATTTTGGCGCGTCATCGCATGACCATAAATAGCTTGAAACAACGTTTAGGCATGCGAGATACCGTTAAAGCGCTCGAAATCACGAGTCAGGACCCCGTCGAGTCACTTACCGACTCAATTTTGTCCATGTCAATAATCGATCAAGTACAAAAAGAGAACGAAAAATTGACTCCGAGGAAGCTCGAGCTCTTGAAAGAGTGTTTGAAGCGtcataaaatccaaaaaatcacTCCGAAACGCCCGGATCGACAAGATATCAACTCGGAAGTGGTCCAAGTGAAGCGAGAAAATATGCGAAAGACACTTTTAAAGGCTGAAAAGAAAGTTGAACCCGTGAAACCAGAGGTAAAAGCTCCTGAACCTGCGAAATCTGTGCCTCAAGCGAAGTTTGAACTACCAAAACCTGTAATTCCGACGCAAAAACCCCCGAGTTTTGCATCTCCTGCACCGCCAACGAGTGTTCCGATGAGCAAACCAATCGCAGAAAAGCCTTCAACGACACCCGCAAGTACCGCAAGCTTCGCATTCGGAGGAAATTCAAGCTTTTCCGCGACATCTCAACCCGCCAAAACCGAAACTCCGAAATTTTCGTTCGCGCAATTGACGCCACAAGCTCCGACAGCGACTTTTGGGACAACAGCAACGAATTCTCCCTTTGCGACAACAGCTCAAAAGGTCGGAAATGAGAAATCTGAATTGCCTAAACCGACATTTGGTGATTTAAGTTCGAAACCTGTAACAACACAACCTTCTTCAGCATTTTCTTTTGGCGGATTGAGTACTTCTAAGCCGACAGAGACTTCGAATACGACAAAAACGGAGAGTCCATTGCTTTTTGGAACGACAACGATCACTCCTGTGGTGAAACCTGTTGAAGAAAAACCGAAAGAAGACCCGCCAAAACCGTCAATCGGTTTTACGCTCGGAGGAAGTGCTTCAGGAGGACTTTTTGGATCATCTACTGCTTCGACAACTCCTTCAACTACGTCATTTTTCGGCGGATTTGGACAAAAATCGACACCTGTGGAagagaaaaaggaagaaaaacctGTTGAAGCTCCGAAATCTCCGTTGGCGAGCTTAGTTGAGACCGTAAATCAATTTGGAGCGCCATCTACTGCGTCGCCAGCTGTTACAATTAGCACAAAACCCGCGGAAAAGCCTTCTCTCTTCGCCGTGCCGAAGGAAAATACGCcggaaaaggaaaaaactcCCGAAATTATCAAGCCGACAGCGAAATTTTCCTTTGGATTTGGAGCTGCGGCGTCTTCGGGACCAACAGATGCCAATAATGGAAATTCTTCGACAGCGCCAAGTACAGAAACGACCCCGAAAGCAGCTTCAGAAGCATCTACAGCGAGTGCAACGTCAACAAAGTCgtcagaatttaatttttcgagcgCTGCGAAGGGTTTGGAGAATAAAACGCCCTTTGGAGGAGCAACAACAGAAGTTAAACCAGCATCTACTGGATTTAATCTCTCTTTTGGAAGTGCAGCTCCTGTTACAGCTTCATCTGGTAATGTAACATCAACCACTGAGACAACAACTCCCGctacaaaaccttcaatttttggttcaatCACGCCTTTGGGGGCTCAAACTCAGCCAAAACCAGCTGGAGGATTATTTGGAAGTTCAGGAACGGGACTTTTTGGATCTCCaagcacgacgacgacaacaacagcTTCCTCTGGAGGGTTATTTGGAGCGACAACGACTGTCACAACAACCGCAGCAACGGGAATTTTCGGTTCTGCGGCAATAACAACGACAACAGCATCGACAGGAATCTTCGGAAGCGCTTCTGTGACAACGACAGCACCTAAAACGGGTCTCTTTGGATCAGTTGCTTCGCCTCCTGCAGCAACTACGAGTCCTGTGACACCTCCTGCTGTCACAACAGCTTCGTCAACAGCTCCTGCGGAAGGATTGTTCTCGAGTTTCAACATTTGTTCGCCTTCGTCGCCCGCTAATAACGCATCTCAAAGTGCTTCGAGCATTTTTGGCGCAAGTACCGGCTTTGGAAATGCCTCGCAATCGACAAATTCCATCTTCGGGGGCGGAAATGCAGCAACAGAGAACAAAACTTCGTCAATTTTTGGGTCCTCGACGCCATCATCGCCATTTGGAGCGTCAATTCCGAAACCAGAACAGAGTGTTTTTGGAGGAGCTTCATCTGGCACGAGTATTTTCGGGCAATCTGCTACGCCAGCAGCTGCAAGTCCCTTCGGGCAAAGTCAAACGAGCTCGATTTTTGGAGGAGGAGCGACAGCAACAACAGTTGCGAGTAGTCCTTTCGGCGGAAATGCGTCTTCGACAACGACAAACAGTCCATTTGGCGGAAATAATGCAACGCCAGCTGCGAATAGTCCCTTTGGAGGAGGCGGCGGATCGTTATTTGGCGCAGCAAACAGCAGTCAAACGCAATCTTCGCCCTTTGGACAACAATCGTCGACATTTAGTCAAGGCGGATCGCTCTTCGGAGGAAGTTCGACGTTTGGAAGTGGCGCAGGAACGACAGGAAGTACTGGATTTGGAGGTTTTGGAGCAGCTGCTCAAACACctgtttttg gaGGCGGAGCGACATTCGGATCTCCCCCAGCATTTGGCGGAGGAGCGTTTTCTAAACCAGCATTCG GAGGAGCTCCCACATTTGGATCAAAACCACTCTTCGGATCGCCAACACAAGCCACAGCGCAAGCCTCTGTTCCCACAAACAACTTATTCGAACAATTGGGATCTCAAGGCAGCGGCCCCACATTCGGCAATTTGGCACAAGCAAGTCCCCCACAACCTCAGCAAGCCCCGCAATCTTCATTTGGCGGATCGGCATTCAGCAGTTGGCGCTAA
- the LOC134828515 gene encoding uncharacterized protein LOC134828515, whose protein sequence is MKFSSVLSITLLLSACFFIPTHGKRSFGVSRRQKTQKSYSARRGDGRNSQPVDTHHDPIPKPPPPKSVSKTESSHASAPPSPGWNTHNQHPQGPPPAYPGMGHNAAPSHGMPPAYSPSYNKPPAYSPYPQQPYGNAPPAGGMSPYGGMGAYGQQPAMGGMPYQQPMGGGMPMYQQPMYQQPQKSSSGMSVGGVLTGMAVGGMATHLVGSMIPRRHITEQHIHHYEHSDKDDNTPAAAPVPQEGLAPLVTPDPVMLAANPAEQNQFSQSQPQENIQPQPPMEPIYAFNYAPAYVQPVIPPQQQPTTSQGEETSSSSSPPTTAEDDATASS, encoded by the coding sequence atgaaattttcatcggTGCTCTCGATAACGCTTCTGTTGTCGGCGTGTTTCTTCATTCCGACGCACGGAAAACGCTCTTTCGGCGTGAGTCGCCgtcaaaaaacgcaaaaaagttATTCCGCTCGTCGTGGCGACGGTCGAAATTCGCAACCGGTTGACACGCATCACGATCCCATTCCGAAACCGCCACCACCAAAGAGCGTTTCGAAGACAGAATCAAGTCATGCGTCAGCTCCGCCGTCTCCAGGATGGAATACACACAATCAGCATCCGCAAGGACCTCCGCCAGCGTATCCGGGAATGGGTCACAATGCTGCTCCCTCACACGGAATGCCTCCAGCATACTCCCCAAGTTACAATAAACCGCCAGCTTATTCGCCATATCCGCAACAACCTTACGGAAATGCGCCCCCAGCAGGAGGAATGTCACCTTACGGCGGCATGGGAGCCTATGGACAACAACCAGCCATGGGAGGAATGCCTTACCAACAACCAATGGGCGGCGGCATGCCCATGTATCAACAACCCATGTACCAACAACCCCAAAAATCGAGTTCTGGCATGTCAGTTGGTGGCGTTCTCACAGGAATGGCAGTTGGCGGCATGGCAACTCATCTCGTTGGCAGTATGATTCCACGACGTCACATCACGGAGCAGCACATTCATCACTATGAACATTCCGATAAAGATGACAACACTCCCGCAGCTGCTCCCGTACCGCAAGAAGGCTTAGCTCCGCTCGTAACGCCAGATCCCGTGATGCTTGCGGCAAATCCCGCCGAGCAAAATCAATTCAGTCAAAGTCAACCGCAGGAAAATATCCAACCCCAACCCCCCATGGAGCCAATTTATGCCTTTAACTATGCCCCGGCCTACGTTCAACCGGTAATTCCGCCGCAACAGCAACCAACCACAAGTCAAGGCGAGgaaacgtcgtcgtcgtcatcgcccCCAACCACAGCAGAAGACGACGCCACAGCTTCTTCGTAG
- the LOC134830437 gene encoding uncharacterized protein LOC134830437, with translation MASNTGGVKPMPIQGRMVRERERILGMTPEERKWRAQYLKDQTLSHNEPRLVPEYWKEVRNPIRRFYRAPLDAFGRMLTPVLGKYPAAYVRYFTGKFLMIGAGVLGMTYYFKYNGNDWTKKGGWRVIQSRPLSTPGTPGWPKVSERTKPSDYANRGFANSPI, from the exons ATGGCCTCGAACACGGGAGGAGTGAAGCCGATGCCCATCCAGGGTCGCATGGTTCGCGAACGCGAGCGTATTCTCGGCATGACGCCTGAGGAGCGCAAATGGCGAG cgCAATACTTGAAGGACCAAACTTTGAGTCATAACGAGCCACGATTAGTTCCCGAATACTGGAAAGAGGTCCGCAATCCCATTCGTCGGTTCTACAGAGCTCCCCTCGATGCTTTTGGACGAATGTTGACGCCagttttg ggaaaatATCCAGCAGCGTACGTTCGTTACTTTACCGGAAAATTCCTAATGATTGGCGCGGGAGTTTTGGGAATGACTTATTACTTTAAATATAACGGAAATGATTGGACGAAGAAGGGAGGATGGCGTGTGATCCAGTCAAGGCCTCTTTCTACGCCAGGAACTCCAGGATGGCCCAAAGTATCCGAGAGAACTAAACCATCGGATTACGCTAATCGCGGTTTCGCCAATTCaccaatctaa
- the LOC134832095 gene encoding tRNA (adenine(58)-N(1))-methyltransferase non-catalytic subunit TRM6: MEKNDDVIKVGDYIIIQRQKFTKLYKFASLETTVTLGKETLELRQIEGQKFFTTFKMVSKNPANPKKRFYSLEACSEITSDIRAFLNNTDSGQDNRDIKINDNSQNLSQQEIEALRKSGASSTNIIGQLVENSKTFTSKTEFGQEKYLKKKERKYFEYVQVRKPSIRLLAEMFYRQDPEKILFLRQDTLSQLISYSNVNESGTYLLYESGTQGLLPATLMNSIGANTKGRLLHMHQGPFGQKLALQALNLEEEHMKRCLSVNIFSSLKMFHNREEEIVEESEPAAKKIKLDDEIPTENGDAKKKEKPKWYFENLEAVKMLDEKVDGLVIVAREHPWSILMTLLPFVKPNRNIVIYHNVKEVLTDVFLDLKAGSKVTAVKLTSNWMRNYQVLPNRTHPEVQMGGNSGYLLTGIVVES; encoded by the exons ATGGAAAAGAACGACGATGTCATCAAAGTAGGTGACTACATTATCATTCAACGAcagaaattcacaaaattatacaaatttgCCTCGTTGGAAACGACAGTGACGCTcggaaag GAAACGCTCGAACTCCGCCAGATCGAGGGTCAAAAGTTCTTCACAACCTTCAAAATGGTCTCCAAAAACCCGGCAAATCCCAAAAAACGTTTTTACTCGTTGGAAGCATGCTCGGAAATCACGTCTGACATTCGTGCCTTCCTCAATAACACGGATTCGGGTCAAGATAATCgcgatataaaaattaacgacAACTCGCAGAACTTGTCGCAGCAAGAAATTGAGGCGCTGCGAAAAAGTGGGGCTTCCAGCACGAATATCATCGGTCAACTCGTGGAAAATAGCAAGACATTCACGTCAAAAACGGAGTTTGGGCAAGAAAAGTACCTGAAAAAGAAGGAACGAAAGTACTTCGAGTACGTTCAAGTGCGAAAACCCTCAATTCGGTTACTGGCGGAGATGTTTTATCGTCAAGACCCggaaaaaattctgtttttaaGGCAAGATACACTGTCGCAGCTCATTTCTTACTCAAATGTCAATGAATCGGGGACGTATTTGTTGTACGAGTCGGGAACGCAAGGCTTGCTGCCAGCAACGTTGATGAATTCCATTGGCGCCAACACAAAAGGTCGCCTTTTGCACATGCATCAAGGTCCCTTCGGGCAAAAATTGGCTCTGCAAGCGCTAAATTTGGAAGAGGAACACATGAAACGATGCTTGAGTGTCAATATTTTCTCGTCGCTGAAGATGTTTCACAATCGCGAAGAAGAAATTGTGGAAGAAAGTGAGCCGgcagcgaaaaaaatcaaacttgaCGACGAAATACCCACGGAAAATGGCgatgcaaagaaaaaagaaaagccGAAATGgtattttgagaatttagaAGCCGTAAAAATGCTGGATGAGAAGGTCGATGGACTCGTAATCGTTGCTCGGGAGCATCCTTGGAGCATTTTGATGACACTTTTGCCATTTGTGAAGCCAAATCGGAACATCGTTATTTATCACAACGTCAAAGAAGTCCTTACCGATGTCTTTTTGGACCTGAAAGCCGGATCAAAAGTCACTGCAGTTAAGTTAACGTCAAATTGGATGCGAAATTACCAAGTTTTACCCAATAGAACGCATCCCGAAGTGCAAATGGGAGGCAATAGCGGGTATTTACTCACAGGCATCGTCGTTGAATCAtaa